From Anaplasma ovis str. Haibei:
CAGGCATGGGTATGAACATTGGCCGTAAAAGGAGATTGCTGGCACAGTGCATTGCGGATGCGGGCAAAACGCCATCCGCGGGTGGAACCGCAGTCCTACCCGTCATTAGTGCTGACTCCATGGGTGGTATAAGGGAAGTTGGAAGCGTGGAGATACACCATGAGGGCGGTGAAGACAGTAATACGGGCATGTTGGATGCTGTGAATGTGTCTGAGGTAGATGGAAGCAAACTCATCGCATAAACGGATATGACGCGCTGCAGGAGTTTTTCATGGATGTAGGGATTAAACTTACTCTACACTCCAATAATAACTTTTGGACCCACACAAAAAGCATGCTTGCTGTGGCCGCTACCATGGGGAGGGATGAGGTGGAGCCCATGGTGTGAATGTGTGGCTGTTCTCTACCAGAGAGTCAAAAATTTGGTGATTATTGCGTGATATGTGTAATATGCAAAGTAGGATACAGATACGGCGAGACATGTGTAACCCAAGTTTGCTCGCAAATATCCGCAGGATACGTTAATCAGAGAACCCACAATATACGCCCAAGATAACAGCGCCAGTGGTGCCAAGAATGCCAGCTGCAAATAACCATGAAGTCGGACGTATTCAGATTTATGATACCTCATTCGCGCGAGAACTACTAACCTGCCCAGGCACCAATTCACGATGCCTCCCAATAAAGCCCCCAGAGTTGCAACTGATATTGATATTAGCGGATTGTAGCCCCCCAAAACAGCACATAATATCAAACACCGTTGGCCTGCGTATTGGCAGCACCATGGATCCAAGCATGCTGTCTGTGAACAACAAGAGGTACGCCTCCAACGCATGAGAGAGACCCATGGCCACCTTACAATACATACAGATGCAGAAAGTGGGACCGGTGCGATTCGAACGCACGACCCTCAGATTAGGAATCTAATGCTCTATCCTACTGAGCTACGGCCCCAAAACGCAACCCCACCACAACACTGACACTCTACACAATCTTCCGCTTCAGGACAACTAACATTTCTCTGGTATGCCTGCAAAATTACAATGCCATAATGTGCAAGAGTGCGGCGAAGGCGCATTGTGTGCCAAATTAATTATTAAAGCAATTACAATGTATAGTGGCTGTACGAGCGTTTTGGCAGACCCAACTATGGTGGGGTGAGCGGAGAGGCCAGAGCTGTAAGAATGCACTCTTGCCTTAATGCTTCACACAATCTGTGTACGTCTTGTAATGTATGTGCCGCGGTGAACGCGAGTCTGAGTCTGGGAGTGGGCACAGTAGGTGGACGTATGGCTGCCACCAAAAATCCCTTTTGTGCCAGAATTTGTGCTGCATGCACCGCACTGCGCGAGTCTCGCATAATAATAGGCACAATGTGGCTTTTGGGTTCTGGCAGTTCCATGGCCTTGCAAAACTCTCTTGCGAGCGTAATTGGGATTTCGCAACTCTCGCGGGCTATGTCTATAGCAGCGCTTGCCGCTGCAACTATTGCCGGGGGGAGGGCAGTTGTGTACACAAGGCTTCTCGCAGAGTTTTGAAGATACTCTATAACCGTTTTTGAAGAGCAGACGTACCCGCCTAGCGCCCCTGTAGCTTTGGATAAAGTGCCTATGTACATATCAGGCTGCAGTGTGCTTGTCATACCAAAACTGTGTGCTACGTCTACTGCAAGCCACGCACTGTACTCCCTAGCCACTTTTACCAGTTCATCCACAGGGGCCAAATCCCCATCCATGCCGTATATCCCTTCGACCAGTACAAGGCAATGTCTGTGCATTTTGCGATATTTTCTCAGCAGCTCTTCACAATGAGCCAGGTCGTTATGCATGAACCTATAGAGCCTGGCCCCAGATAGCTTAGCTCCATCCACTGCAGAGGCATGTATTAACCTGTCGGCTAGTATCATGTCATGCCGACCGACTATTGCGGATATGCTTCCCACATTTGCCAAGTATCCGCTACTGAACACCAAAGCGGCTTCTGTGTGGTAAATTCTAGCAATTTTTTCTTCTATCTCCTTATATAGCGGGTGGTTGCCTGTAACTAATCTTGACGCTTGTGCTCCCACACCATAAAGCTCTATAGCTTCAATAGCAGCTCTTTTTACCGCGCTGTGGTTGGCTAGGGACATGTAGTCATTACAAGAAAAGGAAATGAGTTGCATCCCCTCTGCGGTTGTTACCCGCCTACTGTCAGGCTGCCTAGTGATGGTGGCCACCTTCCTGAGTAGGCCCTTAGACGCGATAGACTCACACCTTGCCTTTAGTACCCCTTCCAGTGTTGTACTCACTCCGTATACTCAGAATTGTTTTCCTGGCTATTTTACGCCATAGGGCGAGTTAACGCAGCGATTATCGCTACGCTAACACAAACCCACCATACACCGCGATGCTGACGGTGTATTATGCCACCAGTCGGGATCCGTCCCGCAGTTTCCGCTAATGTTCCATATCCTCGCTAATGTCTTGACTTGCACTTTCGACCCGGGAATCACTTTTTTGGATGTCAACCACTGCAATCTTGCCACGGGAACCGAAGTTAGCTAGGTTTTTCATAAAAGCAGCACACGAAAACGCGGCGGCACTTGCCACCATTACGAACCAAATGTGTCTACGCATACACCTGTTAGCAGTAACCCGATTCAACACAATAGCTCATTACGTCATAAATGCTAGGATTATTAGAATTTAATGTTAGTATTTCGTGGCCATGGGTATTTCTGGTTCGTATGAGCATGCTTGGATTGTTTCTGATTCAAATGGTGCTTTGGGTGGTGTTTTCCGGATATTTTGATGCATTTTTCCTGTCCGCCGGTGCAGTAAGCTCGCTGCTGTCGGTCTTTATATGCTACAAGGTGGGTAATAGGAGTAAGTCTGGTTGTAGTGTATATACGTTGTCGCGTAGAGACATGGCAAAGTTTTGCAGGGTTGTTTTTCTGTATTTACCGTGGATATTTGGCCAGGCAATGCTGTCTGCATGGTTTGTGACCAAAAGGGTGTGTGGCGCTGTCGCATCTAGGAACGCACGCGATGGGATAGTGCCCGTGGTGAC
This genomic window contains:
- a CDS encoding aminotransferase class I/II-fold pyridoxal phosphate-dependent enzyme encodes the protein MSTTLEGVLKARCESIASKGLLRKVATITRQPDSRRVTTAEGMQLISFSCNDYMSLANHSAVKRAAIEAIELYGVGAQASRLVTGNHPLYKEIEEKIARIYHTEAALVFSSGYLANVGSISAIVGRHDMILADRLIHASAVDGAKLSGARLYRFMHNDLAHCEELLRKYRKMHRHCLVLVEGIYGMDGDLAPVDELVKVAREYSAWLAVDVAHSFGMTSTLQPDMYIGTLSKATGALGGYVCSSKTVIEYLQNSARSLVYTTALPPAIVAAASAAIDIARESCEIPITLAREFCKAMELPEPKSHIVPIIMRDSRSAVHAAQILAQKGFLVAAIRPPTVPTPRLRLAFTAAHTLQDVHRLCEALRQECILTALASPLTPP
- a CDS encoding Na+/H+ antiporter subunit E is translated as MLGLLEFNVSISWPWVFLVRMSMLGLFLIQMVLWVVFSGYFDAFFLSAGAVSSLLSVFICYKVGNRSKSGCSVYTLSRRDMAKFCRVVFLYLPWIFGQAMLSAWFVTKRVCGAVASRNARDGIVPVVTLIDTQQDSELGAFMLANSITLTPGTVGMNVTRDYKVEVLALEESLIPGIADIDDRVNAMLRNCVTGE